A genomic segment from Bacillus cereus G9842 encodes:
- a CDS encoding ABC transporter permease, producing MTFSMKRFSAIVRKEINDAGKNSQVILMALLPILLAVFYSNMDSIKEFFAGFVIVMTITMVGSYVQAIIIAEEKEKHTLRVLMLSPASPIEVILGKSVLTVFFVLASSFISLVILDTFKGNIGMLVIIILIGTLLCVVLGTIVGLLSQNIAQTSILGLPIFIIFIMGPMLQEMVKNEFIIKVVNLLPTNHVMEALQKVIKGEGFIAIQEHILNNTIWTICLIILCIIVYKKKQLD from the coding sequence ATGACATTTTCAATGAAACGGTTTTCGGCTATTGTAAGAAAAGAAATAAATGATGCAGGTAAAAACTCACAAGTTATATTAATGGCGCTATTACCTATTCTACTTGCTGTATTCTATAGTAATATGGATTCTATAAAAGAGTTCTTTGCAGGTTTTGTTATTGTAATGACGATTACCATGGTGGGAAGTTATGTGCAAGCAATTATTATTGCAGAGGAGAAGGAAAAACACACGTTACGAGTATTGATGTTGTCTCCAGCAAGTCCAATAGAAGTTATTTTAGGTAAAAGTGTATTAACTGTATTTTTTGTACTAGCATCTAGTTTTATTAGTTTAGTGATTTTAGATACTTTTAAAGGAAATATTGGTATGCTAGTTATTATTATTTTAATAGGAACATTGTTATGTGTCGTTTTAGGTACTATAGTTGGCTTACTATCCCAAAATATAGCACAAACATCTATATTGGGGCTTCCGATTTTTATAATATTCATAATGGGGCCGATGCTACAAGAAATGGTTAAGAATGAATTTATTATAAAAGTAGTTAATCTTCTTCCGACAAATCATGTTATGGAGGCATTGCAAAAAGTTATAAAGGGAGAAGGGTTTATTGCGATTCAAGAACATATTTTAAACAATACAATTTGGACTATATGTCTTATCATTCTTTGTATTATTGTGTACAAAAAGAAACAATTAGACTAA
- a CDS encoding ABC transporter ATP-binding protein — protein sequence MTLAIEMKDVMKSFDGKTALQNVNIEVKQGEIFGFLGPSGSGKTTTVKILTSQLLHSVGTVRVLGKDITGPSSIDYKRIGILTDNSGLYERLSIYDNLLLFCDLYDCKKERIDEVLAQVNLLDDKKTPVKKLSKGMKQRVTLARAILHKPDILFLDEPTSALDPVNVQNIHKILKDLNEEGTTIFLTTHNMDEAETLCNRIAFLCGGEIVALDTPENLRLQYAKDQIEVVLKDKQKEVVQKDELGAKRISEWMKKGELLSIHSYEPTLGDIFIEVTGRGL from the coding sequence ATGACATTGGCAATTGAAATGAAAGATGTAATGAAAAGTTTCGACGGAAAAACGGCACTTCAAAATGTAAATATTGAGGTGAAGCAAGGAGAGATTTTCGGATTCCTTGGACCGAGTGGATCTGGTAAGACGACAACAGTAAAGATTTTAACTTCTCAATTGCTTCATAGTGTTGGAACGGTAAGAGTATTAGGGAAAGATATTACAGGACCAAGTAGCATCGATTACAAACGAATTGGTATTTTAACAGATAACAGCGGCTTATATGAAAGACTTAGCATTTATGATAACTTACTATTATTTTGTGACTTATACGATTGTAAAAAAGAACGAATCGATGAAGTACTAGCACAAGTAAATTTATTAGATGATAAAAAAACACCAGTAAAGAAACTATCAAAGGGAATGAAGCAACGCGTCACACTAGCAAGAGCAATCCTTCATAAACCAGATATCCTCTTCTTAGACGAACCAACATCTGCACTCGATCCAGTAAACGTCCAAAACATTCATAAAATCTTAAAAGACTTAAATGAAGAAGGAACGACGATTTTCTTAACGACTCACAACATGGATGAAGCAGAAACGCTTTGTAACCGCATTGCCTTCCTTTGTGGCGGAGAAATTGTAGCGCTTGATACGCCAGAGAACCTACGCTTACAATACGCTAAGGACCAAATAGAGGTCGTATTAAAAGATAAACAAAAAGAAGTAGTGCAAAAAGATGAATTAGGCGCAAAACGTATTTCAGAATGGATGAAAAAGGGCGAACTGTTATCTATTCATTCATACGAACCAACGCTAGGCGATATCTTTATTGAAGTTACTGGGAGGGGATTATAA
- a CDS encoding LytTR family transcriptional regulator DNA-binding domain-containing protein: MALLELKQLEKTNQLPEIELKVEKGQCIVLQCNNHTAKVLHCIIIGEEEASTGNVLFEGEAIGKKNYSRIGFCFLKDEAYDRLKVKEYFKFLIGLYESKISIEEVVQPVGLLDKLNVKIEKLSFSEKRRLHIGRIMIHNPDLVILEEPEQNVDTESTVIIRKAIMKMKEQGKAIFITSSFLSDALSLTEDVYILNNDGVKKIEIEQEEVEEVDEEKVIQMIPQMKLERIPAKVNDKIILLDPMEIHFIETQNGVTHIHVREGDFVCALTLSELEARLTGFGFFRCHRSYLVNLQRVREVITWTRNSFSLILDDERKSSIPLSKGRMDELKGLIGL, encoded by the coding sequence ATGGCGCTACTGGAGTTGAAACAGTTAGAGAAGACGAACCAGTTACCAGAAATTGAGCTAAAGGTTGAAAAAGGACAATGTATTGTTTTGCAATGCAATAATCATACAGCTAAAGTGTTACACTGCATCATTATTGGTGAAGAAGAAGCTTCGACTGGCAATGTACTGTTTGAAGGAGAAGCAATTGGAAAGAAAAATTATTCCCGCATCGGTTTTTGTTTTTTGAAAGATGAAGCATATGATCGTTTGAAGGTGAAGGAATACTTTAAGTTTTTAATAGGGCTTTATGAATCAAAGATAAGTATAGAAGAAGTTGTGCAGCCTGTTGGTCTCCTAGATAAACTAAACGTTAAAATAGAAAAACTATCATTTTCAGAGAAGCGTCGTCTTCATATTGGACGAATTATGATTCATAATCCGGATTTAGTCATTTTGGAAGAACCGGAGCAAAATGTAGATACAGAGAGTACGGTTATTATTCGAAAAGCAATTATGAAAATGAAAGAGCAAGGAAAGGCAATCTTTATTACGTCATCATTTCTATCGGATGCCCTTTCGTTAACAGAGGATGTATACATATTAAACAACGATGGTGTGAAAAAGATAGAAATTGAGCAAGAGGAAGTGGAAGAAGTCGATGAAGAAAAAGTCATTCAAATGATTCCTCAAATGAAGTTAGAAAGAATACCAGCGAAAGTGAACGATAAAATCATTTTACTTGATCCGATGGAAATCCATTTCATTGAAACGCAAAACGGAGTAACGCATATTCACGTTCGTGAAGGTGATTTCGTATGTGCATTAACATTAAGTGAACTAGAAGCAAGATTAACAGGTTTTGGTTTCTTTAGATGTCATCGCTCGTACCTTGTGAATTTACAAAGAGTACGAGAAGTGATTACGTGGACTCGTAATAGTTTTAGTTTAATTTTGGATGATGAAAGAAAAAGTTCAATCCCGCTTTCGAAAGGACGCATGGATGAATTAAAAGGCTTGATTGGGCTATAA
- the spoIID gene encoding stage II sporulation protein D: MKFSKPLFITVALLIALVIIVPAALVIPFAKAKVGEETASKTPPAIESIPAPGKVDTAVQVAVYREKQKKVESLPMEEYVTGVVASEMNASFEIEALKAQALAARTFVVQRMLSGGKKNNADVTDTVKDQVYKSKEELKKQWGNNYENNLKKIEEAVSKTAGQVLTYDGKPISASFFSTSNGRTENAADYWGNDYPYLKSVDSPWDQASPKFTNEQTFTVADFQKRLGVKVLADGKVGNIKDLTEGKRVKDVAFQGKTLTGKEVREKLDLRSSDFTWKQQGDKIIVTTKGFGHGVGMSQYGANGMAAEGKKYTDIVAHYYKGVEIKTMNDYEGKLMVKK; this comes from the coding sequence ATGAAATTTTCAAAGCCGCTTTTTATTACAGTAGCGCTCTTAATAGCGCTCGTTATCATTGTACCTGCAGCCCTTGTTATCCCATTTGCGAAAGCAAAAGTAGGGGAAGAAACGGCCTCTAAAACTCCTCCAGCGATAGAAAGTATACCAGCTCCAGGAAAAGTAGATACAGCGGTTCAAGTTGCTGTATATCGTGAGAAACAGAAGAAGGTAGAATCATTGCCTATGGAGGAGTATGTGACCGGTGTAGTAGCTTCTGAGATGAATGCCAGTTTTGAAATAGAGGCACTAAAGGCACAGGCATTAGCAGCGAGAACATTTGTAGTACAACGTATGCTAAGCGGAGGAAAGAAAAATAATGCGGACGTGACAGATACGGTGAAAGATCAAGTGTACAAAAGTAAAGAAGAATTGAAGAAGCAATGGGGCAATAACTACGAAAATAATTTGAAGAAAATCGAAGAAGCCGTTTCGAAAACCGCAGGACAAGTTTTAACATATGATGGAAAACCAATTTCAGCATCCTTTTTTTCAACGAGTAATGGTCGAACAGAAAATGCAGCTGACTATTGGGGAAATGATTATCCGTACTTAAAGAGTGTAGATAGTCCGTGGGATCAAGCCTCTCCAAAGTTTACGAACGAGCAAACATTTACAGTAGCTGATTTTCAAAAACGTCTCGGTGTGAAAGTACTAGCAGACGGGAAGGTTGGAAATATTAAAGACCTTACGGAAGGAAAGCGCGTAAAGGATGTAGCTTTTCAAGGAAAAACATTAACAGGAAAAGAAGTTCGTGAAAAGTTAGATTTACGTTCTTCTGATTTCACGTGGAAACAACAAGGAGATAAAATCATCGTTACGACGAAAGGCTTTGGTCACGGCGTTGGTATGAGTCAATACGGGGCGAACGGCATGGCAGCGGAAGGAAAGAAATATACAGATATCGTCGCTCATTACTATAAAGGCGTTGAAATAAAGACGATGAATGATTATGAAGGAAAATTGATGGTGAAGAAATAG
- the murA gene encoding UDP-N-acetylglucosamine 1-carboxyvinyltransferase: MEKIIVRGGKRLNGTVRVEGAKNAVLPIIAAALLASDGKNVLSEVPVLSDVYTINEVLRHLNAEVVFENNQVTIDSSKELNIEAPFEYVRKMRASVQVMGPLLARNGRARIALPGGCAIGSRPIDQHLKGFEAMGAKVQVGNGFVEAYVEGELKGAKIYLDFPSVGATENIMSAATLAKGTTILENAAKEPEIVDLANFLNAMGAKVRGAGTGTIRIEGVDKLYGANHSIIPDRIEAGTFMVAAAITGGDILIENAVPEHLRSITAKMEEMGVKIIEENEGVRVIGPDKLKAVDIKTMPHPGFPTDMQSQMMALLLQADGTSMITETVFENRFMHVEEFRRMNADIKIEGRSVIMNGPNSLQGAEVGATDLRAAAALILAGLVSEGYTRVTELKHLDRGYVDFHKKLAALGATIERVNEKVEEVKEQEVSDLHA; encoded by the coding sequence TTGGAAAAGATCATCGTCCGTGGCGGAAAGCGGTTAAACGGCACAGTGCGTGTTGAGGGCGCAAAAAATGCTGTATTACCTATAATCGCTGCAGCCCTATTAGCGAGTGATGGAAAGAATGTACTATCTGAAGTACCAGTTTTGTCTGATGTATACACAATTAATGAGGTATTACGTCATTTAAATGCTGAAGTCGTATTTGAAAATAATCAAGTAACAATCGATTCTTCTAAAGAACTAAACATTGAAGCACCATTTGAATATGTACGTAAAATGCGTGCATCTGTTCAAGTAATGGGACCATTATTAGCACGTAATGGTCGTGCTCGTATTGCACTTCCTGGTGGATGTGCAATCGGTTCACGTCCAATTGACCAACATTTAAAAGGCTTCGAAGCAATGGGAGCAAAAGTACAGGTTGGTAACGGTTTTGTTGAGGCATATGTTGAGGGAGAACTAAAAGGAGCTAAAATCTACTTAGACTTCCCAAGCGTAGGCGCGACAGAAAACATTATGTCTGCAGCTACATTAGCAAAAGGGACAACAATTCTTGAAAACGCAGCGAAAGAACCAGAAATCGTTGACTTAGCTAACTTCTTAAATGCAATGGGAGCGAAAGTACGCGGAGCTGGAACTGGAACGATTCGTATCGAAGGCGTTGATAAATTATATGGTGCAAACCACTCTATTATTCCTGACCGTATTGAAGCGGGAACATTCATGGTTGCAGCAGCAATTACTGGTGGAGACATCTTAATTGAAAATGCTGTACCTGAACATTTACGCTCAATTACAGCGAAAATGGAAGAAATGGGTGTTAAAATTATTGAGGAAAACGAAGGTGTACGTGTTATCGGCCCAGATAAGTTAAAAGCGGTTGATATTAAAACTATGCCTCACCCAGGTTTCCCAACAGACATGCAATCACAAATGATGGCATTATTACTACAAGCTGATGGAACAAGCATGATTACAGAAACGGTATTCGAAAACCGCTTTATGCACGTTGAAGAATTCCGTCGTATGAATGCTGATATTAAAATTGAAGGTCGTTCTGTTATTATGAACGGTCCAAACAGCTTACAAGGTGCTGAAGTAGGCGCAACTGATTTACGTGCTGCAGCTGCATTAATCTTAGCTGGTTTAGTATCAGAAGGTTATACTCGTGTAACTGAGTTAAAACATCTTGACCGTGGTTATGTAGATTTCCATAAGAAATTAGCTGCATTAGGTGCAACTATTGAACGTGTAAACGAAAAAGTAGAAGAAGTGAAAGAACAAGAAGTTTCTGATCTTCACGCTTAA
- a CDS encoding YwmB family TATA-box binding protein encodes MKLKAILIVALSVVLFLVGYREMKPISDEQKMESMIKALEKNDAKVEKWSWLARETKTISNIHTFQKLLNDVKDKANIQKWEVEQSPDGYKATSYKKFASHEERVVVTWSKENTKENTFIIFEVSGAKWDPKYVQKVDKIFSEKPIIYTCVQGVLNDKIEGVLQNKTNQVLKDLSARAIEQVEERAFVSVSAYNKKWDDALSTNREKINVQIAIRSTDNKDTIVVGTPIITSEY; translated from the coding sequence TTGAAGCTTAAAGCCATTCTTATTGTTGCACTTAGTGTTGTTTTATTTTTGGTTGGATATAGAGAGATGAAACCGATAAGCGATGAACAGAAAATGGAGAGCATGATTAAGGCTTTAGAGAAAAATGATGCTAAAGTAGAAAAATGGTCATGGTTAGCTAGAGAAACAAAAACAATTTCTAATATACATACGTTTCAAAAGTTGTTAAACGATGTGAAGGACAAGGCAAATATTCAAAAGTGGGAAGTAGAGCAATCTCCAGATGGATATAAAGCTACATCCTATAAAAAGTTTGCTTCTCATGAAGAACGAGTAGTAGTAACTTGGAGTAAAGAAAATACTAAAGAAAACACTTTCATTATCTTTGAAGTAAGTGGGGCGAAATGGGACCCGAAGTATGTTCAAAAAGTGGATAAAATTTTTAGTGAAAAACCTATAATTTACACTTGTGTTCAAGGTGTACTGAATGATAAGATTGAAGGTGTTTTGCAAAATAAAACCAATCAGGTTTTGAAAGATCTTTCAGCAAGAGCGATCGAACAAGTAGAAGAAAGAGCATTTGTGTCAGTCTCCGCATACAATAAAAAGTGGGATGACGCTCTTTCAACAAATAGAGAGAAAATAAATGTGCAAATAGCAATACGTTCTACAGACAACAAAGATACAATTGTGGTTGGCACACCGATCATAACTTCTGAGTATTGA
- a CDS encoding DUF1146 family protein, translating into MAQLLGQQALIAIVSHLLFITITWWALQGIHIERLMKSGKVLQTRVLLILITIAIGTSVSNFFLDYLGYSKSLTYLVK; encoded by the coding sequence TTGGCACAACTTTTAGGGCAACAAGCACTGATTGCCATTGTTTCGCATTTATTGTTTATTACCATTACGTGGTGGGCTTTGCAAGGCATTCACATTGAGCGTTTAATGAAGTCCGGAAAAGTGCTGCAGACGCGAGTATTACTCATCTTAATTACAATTGCAATTGGGACATCTGTAAGTAACTTTTTCCTTGATTATTTAGGCTATTCGAAGAGTTTAACGTATTTAGTAAAGTAA
- the nuoN gene encoding NADH-quinone oxidoreductase subunit NuoN, producing the protein MNTLLSLSWHLMVPEFIILGAAILLSICDLFFKLNHRYVALGAIAAIVLAIVSLITLYSEPAGDILNGSFVLDGFSKGFKTLLLGASALILCIAMSDDKKNPIEDKGEYYYLFLMALLGAMFMASSVDFITLFVGLELLSLSSYILVGIRKKNRASNEAAMKYVISGGIGTAITLFGMSYLYGITGSTNIVDMQKVLTGELASGIQLLLALAFLLLLVGLSFKIATVPFHMWAPDVYEGATTPVTAFLGTISKIAGFLLIIRLFLMVFASVLIQGDMQSLYGHMSIYIAVLASITMIVGNVVALKQYNIKRLFAYSGIAHAGYLLVPLVALSPFTLDSMWFYMLAYMLMNIGAFAIIHSLILQNDKENITIFTGLYKKSPFAAIMMTIFILSLAGIPGTAGFIGKINIFLGALHVEPAHYVLASIMMGTTVVSFVYYFRILQQMFFRTGETEERIRLPLNIKVVMSLCAISIVILGIMPMIGYNFFYEYFPLMKDFFFLGNVVQ; encoded by the coding sequence ATGAATACGTTACTTAGCTTATCGTGGCATCTAATGGTGCCAGAATTCATTATTCTCGGGGCCGCCATCCTTCTTTCCATATGTGATTTGTTTTTTAAGCTGAACCATAGATATGTAGCTCTTGGTGCGATCGCTGCCATCGTATTAGCAATTGTTTCATTAATTACGCTATATAGCGAACCAGCTGGAGATATTTTAAATGGATCGTTTGTGTTAGATGGATTTTCAAAAGGGTTTAAAACGTTGTTATTAGGCGCCTCAGCTCTCATTTTATGCATCGCAATGAGCGATGATAAGAAGAATCCGATTGAAGATAAGGGCGAATATTATTACTTATTTTTAATGGCACTCCTTGGCGCGATGTTCATGGCTTCTAGTGTTGACTTTATCACCCTTTTCGTTGGTTTAGAGTTACTTTCACTTTCTTCTTATATTTTAGTCGGAATACGAAAAAAGAACCGTGCATCAAATGAAGCGGCAATGAAATATGTCATTAGCGGAGGAATTGGAACGGCGATCACGCTCTTCGGAATGAGTTATTTATACGGTATTACAGGTTCAACTAACATTGTAGATATGCAAAAGGTACTCACTGGGGAGCTCGCTAGTGGTATTCAGTTATTGCTAGCTCTCGCATTTCTTTTATTGCTAGTCGGTCTCTCATTTAAAATTGCCACAGTGCCGTTTCATATGTGGGCACCTGATGTGTATGAAGGAGCGACTACACCTGTTACCGCTTTTCTTGGAACGATTTCTAAAATTGCTGGGTTCCTACTCATTATTCGTTTGTTCCTTATGGTTTTTGCAAGTGTATTAATACAAGGAGATATGCAATCTTTATATGGGCATATGAGTATATATATTGCGGTGCTAGCAAGTATAACGATGATTGTTGGGAATGTAGTCGCGTTAAAACAATACAACATAAAACGTTTATTTGCTTATTCAGGTATTGCGCATGCTGGGTATTTGCTCGTTCCACTTGTGGCATTATCACCATTTACGCTGGATAGCATGTGGTTTTATATGCTGGCATACATGCTTATGAATATAGGCGCGTTTGCCATTATCCACAGCTTAATCTTACAAAACGATAAGGAAAATATAACGATTTTCACCGGATTATATAAGAAATCACCATTTGCAGCGATCATGATGACAATCTTTATTTTATCGCTGGCCGGGATACCAGGGACGGCTGGCTTCATTGGAAAGATTAACATCTTTTTAGGCGCGCTTCATGTAGAGCCAGCACATTACGTACTAGCTTCGATTATGATGGGTACGACAGTTGTTTCATTCGTATATTATTTCCGTATTTTACAACAAATGTTTTTCCGCACCGGAGAGACAGAAGAGAGGATACGGTTACCGTTAAATATAAAGGTTGTTATGAGTCTTTGTGCAATTTCGATTGTAATACTAGGGATTATGCCGATGATTGGGTACAATTTCTTTTATGAATATTTTCCATTAATGAAAGATTTCTTCTTCTTAGGGAACGTGGTACAATAG
- a CDS encoding NADH-quinone oxidoreductase subunit M, with the protein MNDLLLTFFIFSPLLGILLLVLTPKKELRTVRALGLFGTALPFGIAIVLACTYASGKSLSLFDEKVKWIKFGDFTAVDKRWFSIYYELGIDGLSLVMMVLTALLAMLAAIAAFSIKSNLKAFYMLLLMLEIGMLGVFAAQNLMLFFIFFEITLPPMFLLIGKWGKLSSEKAAYSYLIYNGIGSAILLIVFSILFAKTGTTNIVELKEILRSVSAGGELVIPSSLQLGVFIAIMIAFAIKLPVFPLHRWMVNVHIEAHPAVVMLHAGVLLKIGAYGIIRFGKGLFPEYFHDVATLIAILGVINLLYGAFLALIQTDFRKVLAYSSISHMGIVLMGLASLNAPGTQGALFQVVSHGLIAALLFFLLGVIEQRFGTSDITVLGGLAKSVPILSGFFLAGGMASLGLPGMSGFVSEFLAFLGLFQGEPVIAAVGVIGIILTAVYVLRATLQVTFGKKEWEAKSDIHGWEYVPVLLLIFCIIAIGVMPEILGDPLQNTLKTLGVK; encoded by the coding sequence ATGAATGATTTGTTGTTAACGTTCTTCATTTTTTCCCCGCTTTTAGGAATTTTATTGCTTGTATTAACACCGAAAAAGGAATTGCGTACAGTGCGGGCGCTTGGCTTATTTGGGACGGCACTTCCATTTGGAATCGCCATCGTCCTCGCTTGTACATATGCTTCTGGAAAGAGCTTGTCACTATTTGATGAAAAGGTGAAATGGATTAAGTTCGGAGATTTTACAGCGGTGGATAAAAGGTGGTTTTCTATTTATTACGAGCTCGGTATTGATGGTTTGTCGCTTGTCATGATGGTACTGACGGCTCTTCTAGCGATGCTTGCAGCAATTGCAGCCTTTTCTATTAAAAGCAATTTAAAAGCATTTTATATGCTGTTACTCATGCTAGAAATAGGGATGCTCGGCGTCTTTGCTGCTCAAAATTTAATGTTGTTTTTTATCTTCTTTGAAATTACGTTGCCACCCATGTTCTTATTAATTGGGAAGTGGGGAAAATTGTCGAGTGAAAAGGCTGCTTATAGTTATTTAATATATAACGGTATTGGCTCAGCTATTTTGCTCATTGTTTTCTCAATTTTGTTCGCGAAAACAGGTACAACAAATATTGTGGAGCTGAAAGAGATATTAAGAAGCGTAAGCGCAGGGGGAGAACTCGTCATCCCAAGTAGCTTGCAGCTTGGTGTATTTATTGCCATAATGATTGCCTTTGCAATTAAACTACCTGTTTTTCCGTTGCACCGCTGGATGGTCAATGTACACATAGAAGCGCATCCAGCTGTAGTTATGCTTCATGCGGGTGTTTTGTTAAAGATTGGAGCGTACGGTATTATTCGCTTCGGGAAAGGGTTATTCCCGGAATATTTTCACGATGTTGCAACGCTAATTGCGATATTAGGCGTAATTAATTTATTATACGGTGCCTTTTTAGCGCTCATCCAAACGGACTTTAGGAAAGTACTCGCTTACTCTAGTATTTCGCATATGGGAATTGTATTAATGGGACTTGCGTCACTTAATGCACCTGGTACACAAGGAGCGCTATTCCAAGTTGTATCACATGGTTTAATTGCAGCCTTGCTCTTCTTCTTGCTAGGTGTTATAGAACAACGATTTGGAACTTCGGATATTACGGTGCTAGGCGGACTTGCGAAAAGTGTACCGATACTTAGCGGATTCTTTTTAGCAGGAGGAATGGCATCACTTGGATTACCAGGGATGTCTGGGTTTGTTAGTGAATTTCTTGCCTTTCTCGGTTTATTTCAAGGAGAGCCCGTCATTGCTGCAGTCGGTGTGATTGGCATCATTTTAACCGCTGTATACGTATTAAGAGCGACACTTCAAGTGACATTTGGAAAGAAAGAATGGGAAGCAAAATCTGATATACACGGATGGGAGTACGTCCCTGTTTTACTACTTATCTTTTGTATTATTGCAATTGGGGTTATGCCAGAGATACTAGGGGATCCGCTTCAAAATACATTGAAAACATTGGGGGTGAAGTAG